From the Lactuca sativa cultivar Salinas chromosome 9, Lsat_Salinas_v11, whole genome shotgun sequence genome, the window AAGTtttccattaagttcttatttCGTTAAGCCAATgcaccaaacttcagatctagattAAAAGGTACGTCCTAATGAATAAAGCCTTTGACTTTATCCATTTCCATGCATACAAGATGGTAAAAACTCAAACCCTTGGTCCAAAAGTTATCTAATGTCCCAAAACTCTTGCATGGATCAAAGAGAATGTCAAAGCTCTCATTCTTATAAATCTATGAGCTCAAAACTACATAATAAGGACCCGAAGTAGCTCATACTCCACTAGATCAAACTATGGGACAAAAAATGTACACAATCTCTAAACTAGCAAGATCTAAGCACCTAACTCATCacgattcaaactttatacatcCAAATGATACTTGAGGGTGAGATGCTTCTGGATCTAATTGGTCTTGAGCTTCCAAATTGGTTCTTCAATCTTATCATTACTTTAATGACACCAAAACACACAGTTTCAAGCTCAAAAATGCTCACACAGTGGATTACGGTTTGCTATGGACATCTTGAGAGATGGAGACTGGTGAATGAAAGGGTTTTAAAGAGATAATGATGTTATGCATCTTGAGAGATGAAGGGTTTGCTATGCATCAATTTAGGTCCTTTTAtctaaaaaagaataaaaacacaaaaaaatccCAATTCTTAAATCAAGAAAAGAAGAAAACGAATATGAACAACTTATCTTACAAGTATTGATTGCGGGAGGCAAAATAAAAGTGTCATTATCGAAATGTAAGCATACACATTCGTGCTATCCATACATGTCTgtaaaaaaaaaacggatttatAATTGGTTAATATTCAAGATAATTCGCTGATAATAATTAACAAAATATTGATGTTACCATGGCTTTCTTTGAATATATGCTTCTGTAAGTGAAAGAAATGTTAGAAATCATGGCGCTTGTGAATCCAAGCCAGTTGAATGAAAGTTCGGTCAATGAGGCCATTGATACACCTAAAACATTTATgtcattaaatcattaaaatttATACTTCTTTTTGTTAAAGTTAATTAAAGAAACATATAATAGTAAAAAAAGATATACCTAGAATAACAGGGGCCAACGATAGCCATAGTGAAAAGGGAATCTGGTGCCCTAAAACAAACTGAGAAGCTGCAGCACTGAAGAATGGCTCCAAATTTGTTCACAGTCATACCAGTGAATCCCCATCCAACGAAATTTCCGGCACTGAATCCACACCTTCATAATGGCTTCCGTCTAAAAAATCATGAAATTTCCAAGATAATCTCCTTTTCGTTCCTTCTCAAGAACAGACTGGCAAAATGATAACAAATTACTAAAAGAATCTGGCACTAATCACTACTACGGAGTATAGAAATGATACAACACAAATTTTGGTAAATGGTAATGATACCTGATAGATCTTTCCAGTGGTTATGTTGTTATCTCTAGTAAGCCTCACGTCCAAGAAGCGTTCATAATTACCCAAATCTAGTTCGACCTAtcaaaacatcaacataaaattcAGGTAATAGAATATGCTATACCAGCAGGAGCTGAGGAGAACAATCGAAATCGCAAGCTCTAAGATAAAGAGACGAAGGTCGATGAGAATAAAATTCAGGTAATAGAATATGCTATACCAGCAGGAGCCGAGGAGAATAATCGAAATCGCAGGCTCTAAGATAGAGAGACGAAGGTCGAAGAGAAGTCCTCAGTCGCAGCTAGAAGAGTTAGGgcttttttgtgacaacccgacactTTTACACTATTCAATTGATCCATATATCTATAATTCActtgaatttagcatcttttaGCAAAATCTTGGATCCGTACGAGTGTTATAGGCTTAGTATATCATAGATATGGGCCTTAAGAAGGGctaggaagggtgttgcatcacaaaatcaagccaaacacaccaagagaggtgtgtgcggccagctagccgcacacccaaccgcaaaccccctccagcctcacacccgACCCTATATATAGTAGAGGACCTTCTTCCATTCACTTTTGGTTGCACCTTCTCTCTCTttactttatctctctagaaacatcatccaagaacacttagaaggccTCCAAAACGTGAAAAACATCATCTTTCAGCTTGTTATAGAGGCAAAACACTTGAATCTAAGCTTAAAACTCatagtgttcttcgtgttcttcaccccttgaaggagtgcggccgcacaccttcatcaggTGACAGCACACACACAAAACATCCTCGAAAGTGAGGGTATGGCCTCTATAATCGATCTAGGACTTAGTTGATACTtgaaaacccctaaaaatcgacacataggactcaaacaaggagtgtacagccgcacactcctgtgtacgacagcacacaccctctgtacggccgcacactccagtgtgcagcctcacacacaaTTCTAGCTGCATTCCCTAGCCGCACATTCACTTTTAtgaccatacacccactctagtacccatatttggccttaaacttgtaaGAATCACTAAGTACGAAACATGGGACACTTAATCCTAATGAATCTAAGTCATTAGGGtgatttcccatcatgtttagtcatgaatcACCCTAGCTCTAACTCATATATGTGTCACCATATGATTAATAGGGACCTCTTATGTTCAGAGAATCCGTTGACATCCAACACTCATATCGATTGCACACTCGAACCCTACGTTAAacaatgagttcataccccttaattaacctttcaatgtttttgaatgcttttatggggggatacaagttgaaaccaACATgctatagtatcaatcacatgtgatttatagctTGCAACTAAaaaggatttttatattttgaatTGCTTTGACAACAAAATTGTTCTAAATGTTTATTTAACTCATTTTCCACGTAAAAgtttttataaaaactatttccaaactTTTTTCAAACTTTCTTTGTTTCCTAAACCTTATCTAcatcaatatatttatataagtaagacttgaaggacttaggactgatagctcaccttacttcctgttcttgtttgattgtggacttagggtacttTGTTaactgtccgactgtcgttgatttcttagttatatatcatatatatttgtgttggatataaaagCCTTCATTTCaagttcaatacctttgtgtaCCAAAGGCACGCAactaacacttctatttaactataataggtatagttaaggatttcCACTCGTTACTATTATTACCATGATACTTACTATAGTTAGTACTATTACGAGTCGATACACGATTAATACTATACAACGAGggtactatatactatacaagagaacactcaATACATTATACCAAGAAGTACattatacactaatacaagagaatatactaaaacagaatgtgacatACTATTTCGTGATACGACTCTTCACTATGCTatcaccgtgtaaccagagtctcctggagggagagcgggcattttgtgtatagatctatacgggacaaacACTCCCACATCTCGACTGCTAGCTGCAGTCCGAGCCGTctaggcccaggggtgacaaatgtcaccatactacgtgtgacctggagggtTATCGgttattcgatcgtcaatcagcatggttacctaCGAGTTCACATTCGAACCTTTAATTAACACATTAATAATTAAAGGCGAAACAGACTCCTCAAGGTGTATcgtacatttaatactacctgGAGCCTGCAAATTTTATTACATTCAACCGGCAGTGACACTGCTGGGGTAAATCATTATTTTTCCCAATTACTTTACATGAATGAAGtctaaaaactatattttcataCGGATAGTTTCAATGGGAAAACTTTTTACATTTTCAAAGGATCAAACATACAGATaaccgggtcttggtagaagactacttttactggaaaatatacgattttctagggatcatactattttcaaacattgatgACAGCTATTATAATACATGAttgaaaacacttttatacaagcaatgacactgaatacttatgaactcaccagctttatgctgatacttgttttcaaaataacttgtattctcaggtcaacaataggCAGGTACTgatgcaacttttgagaagatggagcacatacaagactcatcttttattttgcttatacttttggtgtctatcaaactgtacagaacacgcttgtattacaatttgatattaatgcaatggatgttgttgctggtttttactattatgcattgttatgatactgtacatgacgtcctccaccccagaacgtattccgccgttctcggttttggggtgtgacatttttctTGTTTATGGTGTGCGATGTCTGGTGGAGATGGAGGggacactctagggctagggcttGCAGTTAATAGTGTCCGATGGTGGCAGCgagatagagttagggtttctaggtaGAAGTGGGGCTGCAGACGACGACTAAAGGTAACGACAACGTCGGCAGGGTGGCGATAGCGACGACTATAGGAGGGTGGTGGTAATGGAAGCCTATCGGAAATTGAAGACAGTGGGGAGGTAGACGGAATAGATTTGGAAGAAACGATGGCTGATAGTGTCTAGAGggtattagggttttccacgagAAGTTACGACCGTACGTTACAATGATACGTGCGTGTATACGTATACATTGTAAGCTTAATAGATTGTacgtgatgttataaaatgtataccTCTTAATCTTCAAGACATGGACAATACGTTTAATAATATAGTTAAGATTACATGGATGTATATTTATTTAGAAAAAATGTTAAAATGGTAATTTAATATTCAACATATTCATTCAACAATCTTACAAAAcaacataattttatttaaatgCAAATTTATTTAAAGAATTTGAGTCAACCAACAGTAAGGCATTTACAGGTTATTAACAATTCCTAAATGACCACCTAGTTAAAAATAGAAAAATCTTCATATATacattataatatattatatggaTGTATGTTTATTTAGAAAGAAGGTTAAAATGGTAATTTAATATTCAACATATTTATTCAACAATCTTACAAaacaatataattttatttaaatgcAAATTTATTTAAAGAATTTGAGTCATCCAACACTAAGGTATTTACAGGTTATTAACAATTCCTAAATGACCACATAGTCAAACATAGGAAAATTTTCATATATacattataatatattatatggaTGTATGTTTATTTAGAAAGGATGTTAAAATGATAATTTAATATTCAACATATTCATTCAACAATCTTACAAAACAACATGATTTTATTTAAATGCAAATTTATTTAAAGAATTTGAGTCATCCAACACTAAGGCATTTATAGGTTATTAACAATTACTAAATGACCACCTAGTTAAAAATAGGAAAATTTTTCATATATACACTTACTAAacatctaaatatcatatttgtctaacctaaattttaaatattgtattttccctaattaatcttttaaaatattagatttGCGCAAATCTATTTTTTTAATAGTCTTTAACATTTAGTAATCATTTTCtatatttttaaatcattaaaattaaaataaaagtgAATGGACCATAATACCCTTTAATCTTAAAACCCCTTTTGGCTAGATCGACCGTATTGTCCCTCCCGACCCCACCCAAATAGCCTTATGCATTTTCGTCTATCAGCAATGAATATCCCCCTGTTTTCAACAAATCACAACCTCCCTCGTAGAAGATCCCTCTGTCACCCGGAGAAATTATTGTTGGGAGTTTGTTGTAGCCGTGGTTGTGTACGCATGAAAGAAACCCTGATTAGCTTTAAGAATACAACAAACTTCATAAGAGAGAATCCCAGTATTCTCATTGAATTATAGAGTTGTGGCGTGGAATTATTATAGGAAAGGAGGCGAAAGAGCTATCGGGGGTTGTTGAACATAACTACCCAACCACATTCTACAATCATGTCAAATGTTTGTTAAAATTATGCACACATTAGTCTGTTTTTTGTGATATATAGATCTTTTTTAGGTTCATGTGTACAATTCAATTCGACAAGTTTGTTGTAATTTTATAAACTCCAGTAGGTGTTGTATAGGTGGAATCATTAGAAGAAACTATTAGGAACCGTAAGTTTAATCTCCTTTCTATAAAGTTAACCACATTCGGATCCTATAAGTTCCAATTTATATGTTTGTCGTAATTTAGTTTAATTCTTTGAATTTGTGGAAttgtggttaaaggtgaaaaggAGTTGGAGGAACTCGTTGCCAGCAAGGAAAATGTAGACAAGCAACTTAAAGATGAACACTAAAAAGTTCTCGGTCTCATAGATGAAACATGTATTGTGTAATTAAGAAGATATGATGTAGAAGCATGTTATATTTTTAATCAAAGTGTGGATGTGGGGAAAAAAATAGGGATTTCAACTTGTTTCCATCTCAGTATGTATGTATATACTTTGTAGATAGTCTAATCAAGAACTTTGAAGAGACTGTTGCAGTCAATGAATCAACCATAAAGAGTTTGACTTTTAAACGAGTGTGTTGAACTTGAGCTAACATCAAAAGAAGATGAGCTTAAATACATGCAAACCCTTAATGaaagaaaagagaaaaagaataCTAATCTTATAGCCTGTAGTAAGCAGGTTGCTGAGAATTTAGACAAAACAATGCAGGAGAATAGTGTTTGCCTAGCATTTAGACAAAACAATGTAGGAGAACCAAATCCTAGCGAAATTTGTAAAGGTGTTGACTTTTAAACTGACATATTTGAAGTTATTCATACTTCTATtcacgattttttttttttttttttttttttttttttttttttttttttgtaaaaagcaACGGTTATATAACTAAATAAAGGTCAATACATAACGATGGAAGGAAAATAATCAACAAGTTGTGCCGCTAACCCTTTCTGTATGGAAAaactaattcttttgaaaacaacatctgtggatctaggagatatgacattagaatgcatgactCGTTGGACTCTGTTGAGGAGCTCCACGgcctctggtgcgagaaaaccaaatatatcaaatgcaaaaggtacaaacacatgttgatgTTCTATACATACATTCTCGTGCTTTGCCACTTTGCATGCAACGACCTTCAAAGCGGCATGCCCTGCTGTGAAACCGCCACTCCTCAAACCGACGAGAGGAGAGACCCCCATAAGATCCACACACGCGTGCTTCCCTCCTACCCATCCAAAGATCAAAATGTCAGTCGGCCTGAGGGTAGATCTTTCATCATGTGGTTCCGTCAAAAAGTTCACGGACGCTTCTTTCTTTGCAGAGATACCAACATGCCGACAAacatcaaagagaacatcccTAACCACATCATGTCGGTACTTGAAACCagggagctctctacaatgaaccgCATGTTCCCAAAGATGTCCAAACATGCCTTACGACAAACTTGACATATCTCGTCAGTTGGAAATAAAGGAATTCACGAAATTGAAtttcaaataacaaataaaaacacTATCCATACTTTAATCACGAAATTGAATATTCAATTAACAAATGAAAACATAAACTTATCTGATACCAATAAATGTAAAAACGCTTGGTGAAAAGAAGGTAGAAAAAAAAAGACGCAACGAGAAGAAGGCAGAAAAAAAAAGAGACGTAGGGTTCAGTCTCTAGTCGCAGGAATTAGTTATTCATATGATTTTAAAGCAAGGGTATTACGGTCCATTcactttttattttaattttaatgatttaagaatatataaaaagtattattaaatGTTAAGGTGTTTTTGGCTAAACTTATGACGTTTTCATTAGCAATTTTCAACTTATAACTTATAAATTACAAGCTAATAAGTTAGAAGGACTTACTTCTAGATTTTCACTTATTTCCGATAggacacattgataagttaattCCTATACAAACACCATTTTTAGCTTATATCCGTATGAAACCGATAATAAGCTAAAAAATAGCTTAAATAAGTTTGCCGAACACCCTCTAAAAACTAttaaaaaatagatttttgcaAATTCGATATTTCAAAATATTAATAAGGGGAAAATACAATATTTAGAGTTAAGGTCGGACAAATACGATATTTAGATGTTTAGTAAGAACAAATGTTAAATTCTCCTTTAAAATTATGGATTTCTGaattagtttattattttcaaactattttcaccATTATTCTTATTTTTTTAGTTTCTCTCATCTTCTTACCTCTCATTTCTcctcattttttttaattgcaTTTTGATAAAATAGATTGTTTTTCTTTctcttatctttttttttttatatcattTCAATGGATATCTAACACAGAAAAATGAGTTCAATACTTAATGCGTacacatgaaaaacaaaaattaaaactcaTGAAAAGTAATTTCGAACAATATATGGATTTTTTgaatctactttttttttttaattaaaagttataCGTTAaaaaacagtttttttttttttttgttagaaaataGTTCAAAATTTTGGTTGTCAAATTACAAACAATTTAAGGAAAAGATAGTTGTGGACTAACAATCTTTTTGAGAATATCCCAAAAAAATCCCTAAAAAAGTAATAATAATTGTAAAAGTAAGGGCTTGGGTAGACACGGTGGTGGACTAAGACCCAAACATTTTAAGTGAAGCCCAATTAAGAAACAGAGTTTACTCTTTACCATATAAACCCTCCCATATCGTAAACCCTAGCTTTCATCATCTTCAACGCCTCCGCCAGTCTTCCTCGGCGATCTGAATACAGTAAAGCTGAAATGGTAAAACGCAACCCTGAACCACTACCTACATCCATCTATTTGTGTGCTGTATTACCTATGTTCTTACAGTATCCATGTGCTTTGATTTGTGTAGCCGTTCAAGAGGTACGTTGAGATCGGGAGAATCGCTCTCGTCAACTACGGAAAGGATTATGGAAGGCTTGTTGTCATCGTCGATGTTATTGATCAAAACAGGGTATCTCCTCATTTGCTCATGTATTTTTACTATAAGCTCAGTTTATATACTCTTATCATAGTTGGGCGCTAATTGGATCCCTAGATTACTGCTTTCCAAGCAGTTTAATTTGCTTTTATTTATGTAAAATTGTCCCTTTTCAGTATTTATCTGATTGTATCTGTGGGATGTCTGTGGAAAACACGGATTATAGTTTGATTTCTTGAACTTGAATCAGCAAAATCTAGAGTCATATAACTTAGTATGCATAAATATTGCCACACAACCATTAGGTTCAGTAAAGATATCAGTTGGCTACAAGTTATCTGTTAGGAtaatttgcattttttttttcaggaATTATTGAGTGATGACAACCTCAATACTTTTATAAGAATAGAAATAGGAGTTCATTTTAGTTTTGTATGAAGCTGTTATTGTCATTACTTGTATAATcattgttttaacaaaatgctaGGATTAGGAATTGGAGATGCTCTATGTTCTGTTATATGGATATAAAGAAACATGGAATCTGCAATAGATGCTCATGTCTTAATTACCTCTATTTTGATTTGATAAATAGGCACTTGTTGATGCTCCTGATATGGTAAGAGGCCAAATGAACTTCAAGAGGTTGACACTTACAGACATCAAGATTGACATCAATAGAGTTCCAAAGAAGAAAACACTTGTTGCTGCTTTAGAAGCTGCTGGTAAGTTTTAAAATGTTATGGTATGATATGCTTGTGAATGTTATAAATATCAAACTTATGATTATATTTATAACCAGATGTCAAGAACAAGTGGGAGAGCAGCTCATGGGGAAGAAAGCTTATTGTTCAGAAGAAGAGGGCTTCACTCAATGACTTTGACAGGTTCAAGATTATGTTGGCAAAGATAAAGGTCAGATCCAAattgaatcattttttttttgtagtttgtgtgtgtgtgtgtgtgtgtgggttctTACTGTGTGTATTGTTGTTTGTGAATTTTGCAGAAAGCTGGAGTTGTAAGGCAAGAACTAGCCAAGCTTAAGAAGGAGACAGCATGAGATATGACTTTGGTTGTCTTTGTTCTTTTTTCTGAATATTAAGATTTTGGTgtagttttattttaatgttattgatGAATTATTTGTTGCTTATGATCTTGTGTTTTACCCTCATTTAcaatgaaattatatttcatttttggACTTCTATTATAGTAGTTACTTGAATGCTTTTGTTTGTGTTTATAGCCTTTGTCAAATAACTTTACAGATGCTTTTCATGTCAATTTGCAAGCTGGGTATTTTGTAAATAGATATGTATAATTAATTGTAtagtatatttatttttttgaagaAAATTATAACCAACTAGGCTATAAACTGGTTCAATAAGTTTAGTGTATGTTTTCGTTGGTTTCACTCATGGCTCTATTGTGATTTTCAACTGCAGATCAATCAAAAAATTTAAGCATGATTTTTGCCACTTAGAGAGTTCACATAAATACCCATAAAATTCGCAGGGTTGCTTTGCAGCATTTTGTGTTTTTCTTAATAATCTGTCGAGGTCTTTGTTATTTATtacaattatgttttttttttttaaaaaaaaaaatctcaaaaagcCTTTTTATCTGAATAAAAGGTCAACACTACTAACACTTAATAATTAACCTTGATTAATAAATCTTCATTAGTTTTTTGTTGCTTTGTGTGCTTTTAAATGGGTTAGCTCTAGTTCACATACCATTAACAACATAATTTATTTCTTTGTTTTTTGAACATTAAATCTATCAAGTGGACCATTAGTCTCATCTTTCATTTATTCTACAACAAATGACATGTCATATGTTTGGTTTGACATTCAATATTTTAAAACGTTGGATAAGAATATGATTATTTTGTGAGTATTCTGAAATTCCATGTATGTACAACTATGAATAACATGGAATATGATTATTTGGTGAGTATTCAGAAATTATCTTATGTAGCCATGTTTTCGCTAGCATAAGGCACAGTAAGTCACTCTTCAGAACAAGAGATGTCTAAACATATATGAGGTTTGTCACACTTTTGGGAACATGTGAAAATTAGAGTTCAATTGTCACATAGAAATCAAGAGTTACCTAAACAATTGAAGTGTGTCTAGATGCATGCATGTACTACCTTGAAGCATTTACATGCAAGGAACAGTTTCTAAAGAAAAAAAACGACATTATCATCTATTGGTGACATTTATAGTAAATGGGAACAAATAAAGGTGGTTGTTCCAAAATGTCCACTTGGGTGAAGAGCGAAATCATTGATCAATATTATAAACAAGGTTTTTTTAGGTATGAGGTTACTAAAGACGGTGGAGTTATTATATTAATGTAGTGAAATCACGAATTTAAGAATTTGGGATTTAGGTATTAAGGCAGTAAGCGGTGATGTCTCGTTATGATGAATTAATTTATGGGGTGCAATCAGTGGCGGATCCAGAACCCGAACTTAACAGGGGTCTATTAAGGATTTTTTTTGGATTTGTTTAGCAAAGTGGGTGCCATATATGAACTTTTTCAGCAAAATATTGATTTattagggttatatatatatatatatatatatatatatatatatatatata encodes:
- the LOC111881276 gene encoding 60S ribosomal protein L14-2, with protein sequence MPFKRYVEIGRIALVNYGKDYGRLVVIVDVIDQNRALVDAPDMVRGQMNFKRLTLTDIKIDINRVPKKKTLVAALEAADVKNKWESSSWGRKLIVQKKRASLNDFDRFKIMLAKIKKAGVVRQELAKLKKETA